A stretch of Gemmatimonas aurantiaca T-27 DNA encodes these proteins:
- the dacB gene encoding D-alanyl-D-alanine carboxypeptidase/D-alanyl-D-alanine endopeptidase, producing the protein MKRALVAGVVIAASLVAACAKSARPPVEAPVGPHRPEPVAPEMIPVMMPMATIAMPGTRDTLQYLVDSVLAAPMWRNARWGILLVDAERNDTILSHDADRLFMPASNQKLLTAAIALQHLGPDFRWRTPVLLDGTQRGSVFHGDLLVQGSGDPSISDALRGGRASSAFDAILDTLQARGIKRITGRVLPWGDALPGATTGFGWAWDDFDAGYSAAIDELTYNEGELYLHIVAGSKIGSPVTVRRAPTERYPAVRIEAITRDTATSAVSAIAPRPMPLSVVYDSIGHQVVVSGTMSQGDSTRVTLAYRHPSDAFLAALGDALRARKISVQGGVIARPAPHGPGRVASRSTKRAVAHAIDTLGVIESVSFADVLRRMLKPSQNQMAELIFRTSGYVASGDGSLDSARAVGTRTLAGWGITGQDVAYRDGSGLSRHDYLTPRAVVRVLDAMHRSPWYAVFRDGLPIAGVDGTIANRMKDTPAQGNARAKTGTLDKARALSGYVTSSDGRLLFFSLLCNNFSVPTREVERVQDLLVRTMAGGTFPALPQ; encoded by the coding sequence ATGAAGCGGGCACTGGTGGCAGGTGTCGTGATCGCAGCATCACTCGTTGCGGCCTGCGCGAAGTCCGCGCGCCCACCGGTGGAAGCGCCCGTCGGCCCCCATCGTCCCGAGCCGGTAGCGCCGGAGATGATTCCGGTGATGATGCCGATGGCGACGATCGCGATGCCCGGTACCCGCGACACGCTGCAGTACCTGGTCGACTCCGTGCTGGCCGCCCCGATGTGGCGCAACGCCCGGTGGGGCATTCTGCTGGTCGATGCCGAACGCAACGACACGATCCTGTCGCACGATGCCGATCGATTGTTCATGCCGGCGTCGAACCAGAAGCTGCTGACCGCCGCGATTGCGCTGCAACATCTCGGACCGGACTTCCGGTGGCGTACACCCGTTCTGCTGGATGGGACACAGCGCGGGTCGGTGTTTCATGGCGACCTGCTCGTACAGGGCAGCGGCGATCCAAGCATCAGCGATGCCCTGCGCGGCGGACGTGCCAGCAGTGCCTTTGATGCCATTCTCGATACGCTGCAGGCGCGCGGCATCAAGCGCATCACCGGGCGGGTTTTGCCATGGGGTGATGCGTTGCCGGGAGCCACCACGGGGTTTGGATGGGCGTGGGACGATTTCGACGCGGGGTACAGTGCCGCGATCGACGAGCTCACGTACAACGAAGGTGAGCTGTATCTGCATATCGTGGCGGGTTCCAAGATCGGCAGCCCGGTCACCGTGCGTCGGGCACCAACCGAGCGCTATCCCGCGGTGCGCATCGAGGCGATCACGCGCGACACCGCGACGAGTGCAGTATCCGCCATCGCGCCACGCCCGATGCCGCTCTCGGTGGTGTACGACAGCATCGGCCATCAGGTTGTCGTATCGGGCACCATGTCGCAGGGCGACAGTACACGTGTCACCCTGGCTTACCGTCATCCCAGTGATGCATTCCTCGCCGCGTTGGGCGACGCTCTCCGTGCGCGCAAGATTTCGGTGCAAGGCGGCGTCATCGCGCGTCCGGCGCCGCATGGCCCTGGCCGCGTGGCATCGCGCAGCACGAAGCGCGCGGTCGCCCATGCGATCGACACACTGGGTGTGATCGAGAGTGTGTCCTTTGCCGATGTGTTGCGCCGCATGCTGAAACCGTCGCAGAACCAGATGGCGGAACTGATCTTCCGTACATCCGGCTACGTCGCATCGGGCGATGGCTCGCTCGACAGCGCTCGCGCGGTTGGCACGCGGACGCTGGCTGGCTGGGGCATCACGGGACAGGACGTTGCCTATCGCGATGGCAGTGGCCTGTCACGCCATGACTATCTGACGCCGCGGGCGGTGGTGCGTGTGCTCGATGCGATGCACCGATCGCCGTGGTATGCCGTGTTCCGCGATGGGCTGCCCATTGCGGGCGTGGACGGCACCATCGCGAATCGCATGAAGGACACACCGGCCCAGGGCAACGCGCGCGCCAAGACGGGCACGCTCGACAAGGCGCGGGCATTGTCCGGCTATGTCACGAGCAGCGATGGTCGCCTGCTGTTTTTCTCGCTGCTGTGCAACAACTTCTCGGTACCTACCCGGGAAGTGGAGCGCGTGCAGGATCTGCTGGTGCGCACCATGGCCGGCGGTACCTTTCCCGCGTTGCCCCAGTGA